A stretch of the Lolium perenne isolate Kyuss_39 chromosome 3, Kyuss_2.0, whole genome shotgun sequence genome encodes the following:
- the LOC127338753 gene encoding uncharacterized protein — MAALRNLARSALRQSGTLAQAEHTRLITSRPSTIEEKKEARLLLIQIESKKEELFDLMAQFNGRFRIPGFRGETNGLLLEQLSVAVNPRPYDPQWRWLRGVQRFRRVMTYLGLCTFCTTVSFGLPWLIMDPKPKKIARDVWTALQQ, encoded by the exons ATGGCGGCGCTCCGGAACTTAGCACGCTCGGCGCTCCGGCAAAGTGGAACGCTCGCCCAGGCCGAGCACACAAGGCTTATCACTTCCAGG CCTTCCACCATTGAAGAGAAAAAGGAAGCCAGGCTCCTCTTGATTCAAATCGAATCGAAGAAAGAGGAGCTGTTTGATTTGATGGCTCAGTTTAATGGGAGGTTCAGGATCCCTGGCTTCCGTGGCGAAACCAATGGCCTTCTTCTGGAGCAACTCTCGGTGGCAGTCAACCCGAGACCCTATGATCCTCAGTG GCGCTGGTTGCGAGGAGTTCAAAGGTTCCGTCGTGTCATGACGTACCTGGGGCTATGTACTTTTTGCACTACGGTTTCGTTCGGTTTGCCCTGGTTGATCATGGATCCTAAGCCAAAGAAGATAGCCCGGGACGTGTGGACTGCGCTACAGCAATGA